The window AGGAAGAGTCACAACGCCGGGTAGAAAAACTCGGTGCTTTGGGTTTTATAAAGAAACCTATTGTTTCTGAAGAATTGCACGATGTACTCGAGCGCTATGGTCTTATAAGAGAGTTATTGCCTGGTAACCACCAGCGCCGGAAAGCAAAAACTGAGCCTATTGAGCCTACCGATATTTTAAAGGAGGTCAGCAATATAGCGCTTGGCGATGCGGCAAAACTGCTTGGTGATATGTTGGGTTCCTTTATTCAGCTCCCTGTTCCAGAGGTGGCCAAGCGCCCTTACAATGCGCTGATCCATGAACTTCACGATGACAATGTACGTGTAAACATGGTGTCTGAGGGTTTTGTTGGTAACGCAATAGCCGGAGAAGCCATTCTTTGCGTTGATAATCGAACGCTCAACGACTTACCATCTAAGCTGTCGGCCTACCATGGTTATGAATTTAAGGATGACAGCCGAAGTGTATTGCTAGATGTTGCCTCAACGCTGATAGCCGCTTTTTTAAAGCGGTTCTCCTCACAACTGGATTTAGAATTAAACATCAGTCAGCCAGCCTTTCTGGGAATGAGCGAAACCGTCAATAATGTGTTCAAAGAAGATGTGAAAGACAAAGAAGTTTTAGTCATTACCATCGACTATGAGATCCCTGACTATCATTTGAATTGCGATCTCTATGTTATTTTTACTGAAGCTTCAATTGCAGCACTTGAAGAACGAGCCGGGTACTTTATCGATGAATAAAGATGAGTTAGACATTACTAACCTGCATTGGGTTTTACAAATTCTTCAGAATATTGAGGTTGGACTGATAGTTTTTGACCGCAATTACGAGGTTAAAGTGTGGAACGGTTTTATGGAAAACCACAGTGGCATCAGTAGCGTTGCGGCTAGAGATAAAAACTTGTTCACTCTGTTGCCAACGTTACCTAAAAGCTGGTTTCAATACAAAACCGAGTCCGTTTTAAAGTTGGGGATTCAGGCCCACTGTAACTGGCAGCAAGAGCCCCACATTCTGAACTTTGAAAATACCCGACCGTTTACAGCAGAATCTGAACTAATGTTTCAGAACGTGACGTTATTTCCATTATTTTCTACGGACAAACAAATCCATCATATTTGTGCGCTGGTTTATGATGTCAGTGAGGAAGCGAATAACTTATTAAAGCTAAAAACCATCAGCCAGACGGATGCCTTAACCCAACTCGTTAATCGCGGACATTGGCAAACGCTGTTTGAGCAGGAGTTTCTTCGTTGTAAACGGTACGAAGACACCGCATCTGTCATCATGATGGATATTGATCACTTTAAGCAGGTTAATGATACGTATGGGCACCAAGTTGGTGACCGAGCTATTCAATTGATTGCAGATATCATTTTAGAAAGCCAGCGAGAAACGGATGTTTGTGGTCGTTACGGCGGAGAAGAGTTTGTCATTCTCTTACCTAAGACGTCGTTAAAAGACGGTGTGCTAGTTGCCGATCGATTAAGAAAGCGGATAGAAGAAACGCCCCTGCCGTTAGGCAAAGAATATAACGATGAGCAGCTAAAACTGACAGTAAGCGCAGGCGTTGCTGAATTTTCTAATGAATTTTCAATTGCTGAGAACTGGTTAGAAAAAGCGGACGCAGCCTTATATGAATCAAAAGAAAATGGCCGAAACCAGGTTTCAACGTAAAACCTCCGGCAAATAACCGGAGGCTTTCGTGCTGTGGCTTAGAACGTCGCGATAACTTTCAAATCACCGGATACTTTGCTTTTGTCTGAAACATACCCAATACCTTGCGGGTTGCTCTTCAAAAACTCGATGACCGCATCGTCGTTGTTTAAGGTTTCAAGTGGCGTCGCCCGGCCAGTGAACTTTAATTTAGCCCAATGACGCTTTAACTGGTTGCCGGTTTGACCGACTAACGCTTCTTCAAAAGCGGTACGAGTGGCTGAATCTTCAGGCAGGTTAACGCCTGTTAAAACACGCGACTGCCCCAAATAAATTCGGGCGATGGACTCTTCGTTAATCTCAGTCTGAGACACGACAACACCGTTGTTTGCCGACGCTGAGAAGCTCAGCATACCGGCGAACAACACGATGAGAAATACGGCTAACTTTTTCATCATACTTCCTTAAAATACAAATTGAACGGCAGCTGATGCCAATACATCAGATTCGTCGGTTAACTTGTTGTCAGCGTGAGTAACGTCAAATTTCAAAACCGCACTTGGCGCAATGTTGACGTTAACGCCGATAGAGCTGTAAGCCGTTTCGGTAACCACGATATTGGCTGCTTGATTCACGACGGCTTGTAATTGCGGGTCGGGTACAGCAAAGCGCTCAGGGTTCATGACTTTGTCGTCAGTTTTGCCGTAAGTCGCATGCAGAGCCCAAGAATCGAAACGTTTTCCGGCGGTAATGTAAGCTGAACGTTGTTTTGGAACGTAGCTATTTTCTAACTCTAATTCCGTATATTCAGCGCCAACAAACCAATCGAAATTGTCGTACATAACGCCGACACCAGCGAAAGTGCCTTTGTCTTCCGACGCATCAAGTTCAGTGATGATTTGATCAGCTCCAACTTGCTCTAATAGCGTAAGTAATGCGTCTACATCACCGTCAATACCGCGTAACTGAATGTTTGCGTCATTGGTTTGGTAGTACGCGACTCGCATCGTCAGATTGCTGTATATCGCGCTGGTATTAAAGCCGATAAGGTTGTTCAATTCAGCTTCGGCCGTTTCACCACCAATTACACTAATGTCGTCCTGCATATTGCCGGCAACAATTTGCGTGTTAAAAGTGAAGTCACCAACGAACGCATTATGCTGAAAGCTAACGCCGGTGTAGTTATCGAAAGGCACGCGATAAACGCTCTGAGGGGTGCGCAGCCAGTGGTAGCTGTAACCGACATCCAGGTAATCTGAATACATGTAAAAAGGTAAACGCAGTTTACCGACGTTAACACTGGCGGAGTCAGTCAGCTGATACTGTAGGTATGCCCACTCAACGCCAAGGTCAAAATCTTCAGAGCCGCGTGACATAATTTGTGTGGTGACGCTAAGCTTGTCGGACAAATTCGCTTTTGCTTGCAGTGCAAATAGACTGCCTGGGTTAAAGTCCAAATCGTTATCGTAGCCGAACAGCTGGTCGTCGCTGCCGGTTGTCATGCCGGCGGCAATACTACCAAAGCCACTCCATTCAATTTGATCCTGGGCAAGCGCAGAAGAGCTCATAACCAGTGCGCTTGCACTGATAGAAGCTAATAAAGAGTACTTCATGAAAAACTCCTAAAGGAAGGTTACAACACTATAATTTAGCGATATCTAAAGTTGGCGAAATTTTGGACTGTTCAACGTGTGTAAGCAATACTTCATTTGCGTTATAAATGAGTGTTACATTAACAAGAATTACGTTTTTTAAACGGCTTTTCAGTCATTAAAACAAACCTTTATTAACATTAGGGATAATATGCACCACCACCATCATCATGACACAGCGTCTGAACGCATTGGCTGGGCGTTTTTCTTGAATCTGTGTTTTACCGTTATTGAGTTTATTGGTGGAATACTGACAAACAGTACGGCAATACTCGCAGATGCGGTACACGATTTGGGCGACAGCATATCCATTGGTATGGCTTGGTTGCTGGATAAATTCAGCAAGAAAGACGCGACCAATACCTTCACTTATGGTTACCGGCGTCTTTCGTTAGTCGGTGCTTTTATCAACGCCGTTATTCTTACAGCAGGTTCCATTTGGATTCTATTTGAAGCTATCCCGAGGCTGTGGAATCCGGTTATGCCAATGGCGGAGGGAATGGCATTACTGGCCGTGTTTGGCGTTATTGTGAATGGTTACGCGGCATTTAAACTCTCAAAAGGCCAGTCCCTGAACGAACGGGTTTTAAATTGGCATTTGCTGGAAGACGTTCTGGGCTGGGTTGCCGTACTGATCGTTTCTGTTGTTTTACTGTTTGTCGACTGGCCTATTCTTGACCCTCTGCTTTCTATTGCTTTTACGCTATTTATTCTGGTGAATGTGATACGTCATCTTGGCGCAACGATTAAATTATTTGTTCAAGCTTCCCCTGACCCGGAAGTCTATCAGCAAATTCATAAAAAGTTGGTGGTGCTGGACTTAGTCGATAACGCCCACCATCTGCACTTTTGGTCGCTCGATGGCGAACGCCATGTATTAACCGCTCATATTGTGGTATCAAAGGAATTAACCAGCACGGAGAGAGCGGTGCTGAAAGAAAAAATATCAGAACAACTGGCCGAGTTTGAATTAGCTCATACAACCATAGAGCTGGAGTATCCCGACGAAGCCTGTCGTGATCATTAACGGAGGTTTACCATGGAATTGTTTGGCAGTTACACGTCACCTTATGTAAGACATTGCCGTATTGCACTGTTAGAGACAGATACTAAGTTTTCATTAACAGAAACAGACTACGATACGAGTGCAAAGCTTAGTCCGGCGAAAAAAGTGCCGTTTTTGCACCATAACGATTTAAGACTGCACGACTCCACCAGTATTTTGAAGTATGTGCGGGAAAAAGCGGGTGAACGGTTTTTTGCTGATACGAAGGACTTTGACCAATATTGTCTGGTTAACACCGCAATGGACGCTGCCATTAATATTTTTCTATTGGAAAAAGACGGCGTAAAAAGTACGCAAGCACCTTATTTAGAGCGCCAGCAAGACCGTATTAACGACATACTTCAATTGATGGAAGAAAAAGACCACGCGGTCGCCTATGAAGGCCCCCATCCGTTTAGTGACGGAGAATTAAGGCTAGGATGCTTCTTGAGTTGGGGATTGTTCCGAAAACGGTTTAATTTGGATAAGTACCCACGACTAGAGGCGTTCGTTGATAAGCTCAACGACTACCCCTACTTCGCGGACACGGATCCATCTAAGGTTTAGTAAGTTTTTATTGCCCGGCTGCGTTCAGGAATTTCCTCGTTCAGCAGCCGGTCGTTTTGTGAATAGTCCATGGGAACATCAATCAGGTGTACACCCGGCTTGTTCAGGCACTCTTTCATCATTGGTATCAGGTTATCGATACTGTCCACGCGATACCCTTTGGCACCATAAGACTCAGCGTATTTCACAAAGTCTGGGTTATTGAAGTCCAAACCATAGTCACTTAAGCCCATGTGCTGCTGCTTCCATTTAATCATGCCATAGCCACTGTCGTTGAGAATAACAATGACAATGTCCAGGTTCATGCGCACGGCGGTTTCTAACTCCTGAGAGTTCATCATAAAGCCACCGTCACCGCATATCGCCATGACTTTTTTCTCTGGATTAACCAGTTTCGCAGCCATTGCCGATGGTAAACCCGCGCCCATCGACGCTAATGCGTTATCCAATAATACGGTATTGGGCTCGCGAGCCGGATAATTACGGGCAAACCAAATTTTATAAATGCCATTATCCAGCGCTATAACGCCATCGTCAGGCATGACTTCCCGCACGTCTTCAACTAAGCGTTGAGGTAAAATAGGGAAACGGCTGTCGTCGGCGCCTTCATCGGTATGATCGCGCATGTGGTCGCGAACCTTCAGCATAAAGTCAAAGTCCCAGTGCTCTTGCGGTTCAATGCCTTCTTTTAGCTGCCAAATACTATTACCAATGTCACCAATCATGCTGGCGTGTGGGAAATAGACTGAGTCTACCTGGGCGCCCTGGAAGTTAATATGAACCACTTTTCTGTCGTCGTTGACGCCGGTTTTCATCATAAACGGAGGCTTCTCAACAACATCATGGCCAACGTTCAGAATTAAGTCCGCTTTTTCTATTGCTCGGTGCGGGTAGTCGCCGTCAGATACCGCAGCATTACCTAACCAGCGAGGGTGATCTTCATTAATAACCCCTTTACCCATTTGTGTGGTAATGAAAGGAATGCCGGTTTTGTCGACAAAGGCTCTGAGCATTTTCGCGGTAATTTTGCGGTTTGCCGCAGCACCAATGAGCAGCACTGGGTGTTTCGCGTCTTTTAACAGCTGCAGAACATGACGAACCGCTTTATGCTCAGTAATGGGACGGCGCGAGAAGCTCGGCGTTATTGGGTTAGCGTTAACTTCTTCGCGAGCAATGTCGTCAGACAACTCCAGGTGAGACGCACCCGGCCGCTCGTCTTCTGCACGACGAAACGCTTCCCGAACGTGGGACGGAATGCTGCTGGCGCTGATAATAGGCTGTGTGTATTTGGTAATTGGCGTCATCATATCGACAACGTCGATAATCTGAAACTGACCCTGATGACGTTCTTTAATCGGTTTTTGGCCGGTAATAACCACCATTGGCATAGCGCCCAGTTGCGCATAGGCTACTGGCGTCACCAGGTTGGTTGCGCCCGGACCTAACGTCGATAAACAAACGCCGGGTTTGCCCGTTAAACGGCCATAAGTGGCAGCCATAAAGCCGGCACCTTGTTCGTGGCGTGTTAGAATAAGCTCGATATTAGATTTTGAAAGAGACTCTAATAGGTCCAGATTTTCTTCGCCCGGAATACCGAAAACGTATTCAACACCTTCGTTCTCCAGAGCTTTTACGAATAAATCGGATGCTTTCACGTCGCTGTCTCCTTGCGTTTAATTCTTTTTAGTTTAATGAGTTACGTAAAGCATAGGAGATATGATCAAAAAAATCCGCAATCAGACCAAACTGATTGCGGATTTTACAGTCTGCTAAAACTTAGTTTTTAAAATGAATAACTCACTTTGGTGTAAACAAAGCGACCACGGGGGTTATGAACGCTTGGTGCATAGCCGTATAGGTCGTTGTTAAACGCTTCTGGTGGCTCTTCGTCAAACAAGTTGGTGGTACCAATAGTCAGGCGAAGCTGAGAAGTCACGTCATAGTATCCTTGTAAATCAACCAGTAGTTGTTTATCAACCATACGCGCCTTCTCACTCTCAACTAACGCAGGTGCTTGGTAATCTTCAAACTCGCCAATGTAGTTGAGGTTTAAGTTTACGCCCAATGCATCCTGACTCCACTCAGCACGAGCAGTCCAGCGGTGCTCTGGGTACTCATATTCACCTGCGTAATCAATACCATCTTTTTCGAACTTACTCATGTATGACCAATCAAGACCGAAACGGATCGTACCCATATCTTGAGTATCCCAGTTATAATTCGCTGAGAAATCAAGACCAGCCGCTTCCTGGCTAGATAGGTTTACATATGTGTTGTAAAGCGTTGCCAGTTCACCTAGCTCATCGCCAGGTAAAGGGGCGCGGCGAACACAGACGTCGCTGCTTTGGTCATTACAGTTTTCGTCATAGACAGTTTCGAAGTCGTTTTGAACAATTTTATTGTCTTGCTCAATTGACCAGTAATCCGCAGAAATATCAAAGTCATCGTTAACTTGCCAAACGGCACCTAAGTTATAGTTTGATGACTCTTCGGGCTGCAGGTCATCTGAGCCTGAGAATACGATGGTGTAGTCAAGTGGAACGCAACTTTCACCATCTGTTTCACAGCGGTATTCATCAACGAAGAAAGTTGAAACCTGAGATGGACCTAAACCAATCTGAGCCAGTGATGGCGCTCGGAAACCCTCACCGTATGATGCACGAAGCGTTACATCAGTAGTTGGGCGCCATTGTAATTTAAACTGAGGATTAAAGGTTGAACCAAAGTCGCTGTAGTCATCATAGCGACCTGCTGCGGTTAGCTCTAATGTGTCTGTAATTGGAATTAAGAATTCCATGTAAGCAGCCCACTGGTCTCGTTCTGACTCAGCCTGTACTGACTCGGTACCAAAAATTAAACCACGCTGGAACTGATCATCTGGCTGGTCAAATACGTCTTCTTCACGATACTCAAGACCGGCCGCCATAGATACGTAATGGTTGCCGAGCTGAAACGCTTCGCCGGCTATGCTGGCGTCAATTGCGGTTAAGTGTGACTCACCACGACGAACCAAAGAGGTCGTTATATCGTTGATGACTTCAGGGTCGTTAATCGTACCGCCGAACGGATTGTAGTTGCCCGCGTTAATTTCTTCTTGTAGGAAGTCAGTGCGTACCCAGCCCTGTTCACGAGAGCCTGTCTGCATACCTTCACTGCGCCCTTTTTGGTAAGAAATATCCCAGCCCCAGCCGTTTAAATCGCCACGTAAACCGGCAATAAAGCGTAGGGTGTCTGATTCAACGTCCCAGATACGAGGCCCAGCATCTACAGTACGGAAGAAGTTAATATCGACTCGCTCACCCCAAGGGTTGTTAGGGTGGTCAGCTGGAACATAAAGCCCCGCGTCAGCATCTAAAGGTGTTGGCGCGCCACCCGCTTTAGAGCGGTTATGTTGGGCTGCGATCTCAATGTAACCTTCAATATCACGAGTAAACTCTTTGCGAGACTGAATTATTGCACCCACACGCTCTGCTTCAGGGAATATTTGAGCATAAGGACCGTAATCAAATACACAGCGAGTGCCTACTTCAGAGCTTGGTGGGCAGTCTGGATCTGGCAGTTCCTCACCGTCTACGATAAAGCTTCCCGGGAAGCCACGAGAAGAACGGA is drawn from Idiomarina piscisalsi and contains these coding sequences:
- a CDS encoding response regulator, whose protein sequence is MKVLICDDSKVARKSIELALPKDWDIEVSFAENGQEALDLIKQGLVELLFLDLTMPVMDGFEVLKSIREQQLDCLTIVISGDIQEESQRRVEKLGALGFIKKPIVSEELHDVLERYGLIRELLPGNHQRRKAKTEPIEPTDILKEVSNIALGDAAKLLGDMLGSFIQLPVPEVAKRPYNALIHELHDDNVRVNMVSEGFVGNAIAGEAILCVDNRTLNDLPSKLSAYHGYEFKDDSRSVLLDVASTLIAAFLKRFSSQLDLELNISQPAFLGMSETVNNVFKEDVKDKEVLVITIDYEIPDYHLNCDLYVIFTEASIAALEERAGYFIDE
- a CDS encoding GGDEF domain-containing protein, whose translation is MLFLLKLQLQHLKNEPGTLSMNKDELDITNLHWVLQILQNIEVGLIVFDRNYEVKVWNGFMENHSGISSVAARDKNLFTLLPTLPKSWFQYKTESVLKLGIQAHCNWQQEPHILNFENTRPFTAESELMFQNVTLFPLFSTDKQIHHICALVYDVSEEANNLLKLKTISQTDALTQLVNRGHWQTLFEQEFLRCKRYEDTASVIMMDIDHFKQVNDTYGHQVGDRAIQLIADIILESQRETDVCGRYGGEEFVILLPKTSLKDGVLVADRLRKRIEETPLPLGKEYNDEQLKLTVSAGVAEFSNEFSIAENWLEKADAALYESKENGRNQVST
- a CDS encoding phosphate ABC transporter substrate-binding protein; this translates as MMKKLAVFLIVLFAGMLSFSASANNGVVVSQTEINEESIARIYLGQSRVLTGVNLPEDSATRTAFEEALVGQTGNQLKRHWAKLKFTGRATPLETLNNDDAVIEFLKSNPQGIGYVSDKSKVSGDLKVIATF
- a CDS encoding cation diffusion facilitator family transporter, giving the protein MHHHHHHDTASERIGWAFFLNLCFTVIEFIGGILTNSTAILADAVHDLGDSISIGMAWLLDKFSKKDATNTFTYGYRRLSLVGAFINAVILTAGSIWILFEAIPRLWNPVMPMAEGMALLAVFGVIVNGYAAFKLSKGQSLNERVLNWHLLEDVLGWVAVLIVSVVLLFVDWPILDPLLSIAFTLFILVNVIRHLGATIKLFVQASPDPEVYQQIHKKLVVLDLVDNAHHLHFWSLDGERHVLTAHIVVSKELTSTERAVLKEKISEQLAEFELAHTTIELEYPDEACRDH
- a CDS encoding glutathione S-transferase family protein; this encodes MELFGSYTSPYVRHCRIALLETDTKFSLTETDYDTSAKLSPAKKVPFLHHNDLRLHDSTSILKYVREKAGERFFADTKDFDQYCLVNTAMDAAINIFLLEKDGVKSTQAPYLERQQDRINDILQLMEEKDHAVAYEGPHPFSDGELRLGCFLSWGLFRKRFNLDKYPRLEAFVDKLNDYPYFADTDPSKV
- a CDS encoding acetolactate synthase large subunit — its product is MKASDLFVKALENEGVEYVFGIPGEENLDLLESLSKSNIELILTRHEQGAGFMAATYGRLTGKPGVCLSTLGPGATNLVTPVAYAQLGAMPMVVITGQKPIKERHQGQFQIIDVVDMMTPITKYTQPIISASSIPSHVREAFRRAEDERPGASHLELSDDIAREEVNANPITPSFSRRPITEHKAVRHVLQLLKDAKHPVLLIGAAANRKITAKMLRAFVDKTGIPFITTQMGKGVINEDHPRWLGNAAVSDGDYPHRAIEKADLILNVGHDVVEKPPFMMKTGVNDDRKVVHINFQGAQVDSVYFPHASMIGDIGNSIWQLKEGIEPQEHWDFDFMLKVRDHMRDHTDEGADDSRFPILPQRLVEDVREVMPDDGVIALDNGIYKIWFARNYPAREPNTVLLDNALASMGAGLPSAMAAKLVNPEKKVMAICGDGGFMMNSQELETAVRMNLDIVIVILNDSGYGMIKWKQQHMGLSDYGLDFNNPDFVKYAESYGAKGYRVDSIDNLIPMMKECLNKPGVHLIDVPMDYSQNDRLLNEEIPERSRAIKTY
- a CDS encoding TonB-dependent receptor translates to MKTAFKYSLCALAVGALFHSPTSFAQEDTQAEDERLERIQVTGSRISRTEMEGASPVEVIDRESIEASGFNNLQQLLERLPSAGVGTFSTQGNSQDTTANGAAAISLRGFGADSTLVLLNGRRVAVSSFAEGVANSFVDINSIPVAAIERIDILKDGASAIYGSDAVAGVVNIILRDDFVGTELTASHGGTTGDVNYEETSMSLVWGTGSDDSNTTMILDYWKNTSIIGAEFGRNGTANQAPWGGNDFRSSRGFPGSFIVDGEELPDPDCPPSSEVGTRCVFDYGPYAQIFPEAERVGAIIQSRKEFTRDIEGYIEIAAQHNRSKAGGAPTPLDADAGLYVPADHPNNPWGERVDINFFRTVDAGPRIWDVESDTLRFIAGLRGDLNGWGWDISYQKGRSEGMQTGSREQGWVRTDFLQEEINAGNYNPFGGTINDPEVINDITTSLVRRGESHLTAIDASIAGEAFQLGNHYVSMAAGLEYREEDVFDQPDDQFQRGLIFGTESVQAESERDQWAAYMEFLIPITDTLELTAAGRYDDYSDFGSTFNPQFKLQWRPTTDVTLRASYGEGFRAPSLAQIGLGPSQVSTFFVDEYRCETDGESCVPLDYTIVFSGSDDLQPEESSNYNLGAVWQVNDDFDISADYWSIEQDNKIVQNDFETVYDENCNDQSSDVCVRRAPLPGDELGELATLYNTYVNLSSQEAAGLDFSANYNWDTQDMGTIRFGLDWSYMSKFEKDGIDYAGEYEYPEHRWTARAEWSQDALGVNLNLNYIGEFEDYQAPALVESEKARMVDKQLLVDLQGYYDVTSQLRLTIGTTNLFDEEPPEAFNNDLYGYAPSVHNPRGRFVYTKVSYSF